The following are from one region of the Actinoplanes sp. L3-i22 genome:
- a CDS encoding bifunctional 2-polyprenyl-6-hydroxyphenol methylase/3-demethylubiquinol 3-O-methyltransferase UbiG, producing the protein MAADPRIGDVRRLAAESLADGDATGWFERLYAEARDGRATVPWDVPSASVNLREFALAGGDGQRALVVGCGNGRDAEHLAGLGYAVTAFDISGTAIALARSRHPRSAVDYRVADLLEPPAEWRRGYDFVLESNNVQALPAEIRARAIAEVGTFVAAGGTLLVLAAAVTDSSGDGPPWPLTRAEIDAFAASGLRQESVERLESPNSGVLLSRWRALFSR; encoded by the coding sequence ATGGCCGCCGACCCGAGGATCGGTGATGTCCGGCGGCTCGCGGCGGAGTCGCTGGCGGACGGGGATGCGACGGGGTGGTTCGAGCGGCTCTATGCCGAGGCGCGGGACGGGCGGGCCACCGTGCCGTGGGACGTGCCCTCGGCCAGCGTGAACCTGCGGGAGTTCGCGCTTGCGGGTGGGGACGGGCAGCGGGCGCTGGTGGTCGGGTGCGGCAACGGGCGGGATGCTGAACACCTCGCGGGGCTGGGGTATGCGGTGACCGCTTTTGATATCTCTGGGACGGCGATTGCGCTGGCTCGGTCGCGGCATCCCCGGTCGGCGGTCGACTATCGGGTGGCCGATCTGCTGGAGCCGCCGGCGGAGTGGCGGCGGGGCTACGACTTCGTGCTGGAGAGCAACAACGTTCAGGCTCTGCCGGCGGAGATCCGCGCCCGCGCGATCGCCGAGGTGGGCACGTTCGTCGCCGCCGGGGGAACGCTCCTCGTTCTCGCCGCCGCCGTCACCGACTCCTCGGGCGACGGGCCGCCGTGGCCGCTGACCCGCGCCGAGATCGACGCCTTCGCTGCCTCGGGCCTGCGTCAGGAGTCCGTCGAACGACTGGAGTCCCCGAATTCGGGCGTGCTGCTGTCCCGCTGGCGCGCCCTCTTCAGCCGCTGA
- a CDS encoding peptide deformylase: MTVRPIRLYGDPVLRTPSDPVTDFDASLREIVRDLEDTVREPGRAGVAGPQIGIGLRVFSYNVAGQVGHLINPVLSDFDGEQEDDEACLSLPGLGYSTKRAMSVTARGFDQHGEPVVIAGTGFLARALQHETDHLDGRLYIDTLVGDVRRQALRELRRVVPR, encoded by the coding sequence ATGACAGTACGGCCGATTCGGCTCTACGGTGACCCGGTCCTGCGCACGCCCTCCGACCCGGTGACCGATTTTGACGCCAGCCTGCGCGAGATCGTCCGGGACCTGGAGGACACCGTCCGGGAGCCGGGGCGGGCCGGGGTTGCCGGGCCGCAGATCGGGATCGGGCTGCGGGTGTTCTCCTACAACGTGGCCGGGCAGGTCGGGCATCTGATCAACCCGGTGCTGTCCGACTTCGACGGGGAGCAGGAGGACGACGAGGCCTGCCTCTCGCTGCCCGGGCTCGGCTACTCGACGAAGCGGGCGATGTCGGTCACCGCGCGCGGCTTCGATCAGCACGGTGAGCCGGTGGTGATCGCGGGGACGGGCTTCCTGGCGCGGGCGCTGCAGCACGAGACGGACCATCTGGACGGGCGCCTCTACATCGACACCCTGGTCGGGGACGTGCGGCGGCAGGCACTCCGGGAACTTCGGCGGGTCGTGCCGCGCTGA
- a CDS encoding AAA family ATPase, whose product MAVGQDLRGRRVPELNYPAGALLVVAGVPGAGKTTLLKRLFPRPGVRLLDSEQARVEWSPYLGAIPYKYWRPVVHVAHFVRLYRALRGTESVVVHESGTRDWATRLIVGAARRADRRTHLLLLDVDPREALAGQEARRRQVRRSSFATHVRKWQRLLSAVADPGHRIHRDVATITIIDRPAAAGLSAISFDGLHLAQLSPARDFAVPAALAA is encoded by the coding sequence ATGGCCGTCGGCCAGGACCTCCGCGGGCGCCGCGTTCCGGAGCTCAACTATCCGGCCGGTGCGCTGCTCGTGGTGGCCGGGGTGCCCGGAGCGGGGAAGACGACGCTGCTCAAGCGGCTCTTTCCGCGGCCGGGGGTGCGGCTCCTCGACTCCGAGCAGGCCCGGGTCGAGTGGAGTCCGTATCTCGGGGCGATTCCGTACAAGTACTGGCGGCCGGTCGTGCACGTGGCGCACTTCGTGCGGTTGTACCGGGCGCTGCGAGGGACCGAATCGGTCGTGGTGCACGAGTCGGGGACTCGGGACTGGGCGACCCGGCTGATCGTCGGGGCGGCGCGGCGGGCGGATCGGCGTACGCATCTGCTGCTTCTCGATGTTGATCCGCGGGAGGCGCTGGCCGGGCAGGAGGCGCGCCGGCGCCAGGTGCGGCGGTCCTCGTTCGCGACGCACGTGCGCAAGTGGCAGCGGCTGCTGTCGGCGGTCGCCGACCCGGGCCACCGGATCCACCGCGACGTGGCCACCATCACGATCATCGACCGGCCGGCGGCGGCCGGGCTGAGTGCCATCAGCTTCGACGGGCTCCACCTCGCCCAGCTTTCTCCGGCCCGCGATTTCGCCGTTCCCGCGGCCCTCGCGGCCTGA
- a CDS encoding SigE family RNA polymerase sigma factor, translating to MLTISPVSEEFATFANDTRQRLHSSAFQLCRDWHLAQDLTQTTLTKLFLSWDRAADSDNLPAYAQKVLFRTYVDHRRRRSSTESTPGELREPEYSMDLDLRITMLGALRRLPARDRKIVVLRYFADQSVEQVAAELDVPITVVKSQTRRSLIKLKNMLLRDRTALLAA from the coding sequence ATGCTCACTATCTCGCCGGTTTCGGAGGAGTTCGCGACGTTCGCGAACGACACCAGACAGCGACTGCACAGCAGCGCGTTCCAGCTGTGCCGCGATTGGCACCTCGCCCAGGACCTGACCCAGACCACCCTGACCAAGCTCTTCCTGAGCTGGGACCGGGCCGCGGACAGCGACAACCTTCCGGCGTACGCCCAGAAGGTCCTGTTCCGGACGTACGTCGACCATCGGCGCCGCCGCAGCTCCACCGAGTCGACCCCGGGCGAGCTGCGTGAACCCGAGTACTCGATGGACCTCGACCTGCGGATCACCATGCTCGGCGCGCTGCGCCGGCTCCCCGCCCGGGACCGGAAGATCGTGGTGCTGCGGTACTTCGCCGACCAGAGCGTCGAACAGGTCGCCGCCGAGCTCGACGTGCCGATCACCGTGGTCAAGAGCCAGACCCGGCGGTCGCTGATCAAGCTCAAGAACATGCTGCTGCGCGACCGGACGGCCCTGCTTGCGGCGTGA
- a CDS encoding chorismate-binding protein has product MVHVRGPADHSPVPPSGAPPAAPTACRARHHALRSFSWRQGDSGDPAELLTGFLADSGLPVRNLGRTDDKNRTNGHGTICGASLYVSADAGSVMINATPGAPSPVPSVPDVHAVIWVHAPQVTTGSTGDWELGTWAASWSPEQHAQAVQRVRDAIGRGDVYQVNVVGHASAPYAGDPAAALNRVAALPGARYGGVLAAPDGSWAIATASPETLVEVRDGRVLTRPIKGTRPATAEGRRELLASAKERAEHVMIVDLERNDLARLPGTGPVRVEELFAVRQWCGLWQAESVVSAPLSGDVGLAELLRAVCPGGSVTGAPKIAALAQIAALEPVGRGVSMGALGWIGHDHVDLGLSIRTVAVDGARVHAWAGGGITADSDPEAEVAEAAAKAGPLRAALAGPVTASA; this is encoded by the coding sequence ATGGTCCACGTCCGGGGGCCTGCCGACCACTCTCCGGTACCTCCCTCCGGTGCTCCTCCGGCGGCTCCCACCGCCTGCCGTGCCCGTCACCATGCGTTACGTTCGTTTTCGTGGCGACAGGGTGATTCCGGTGACCCTGCTGAGCTTCTGACCGGGTTCCTGGCCGACAGCGGACTGCCGGTGCGAAACCTCGGCCGAACGGATGACAAAAATAGGACTAACGGCCATGGCACTATTTGCGGAGCGTCGCTCTACGTGTCGGCTGATGCCGGATCAGTGATGATCAACGCCACGCCCGGCGCACCCTCGCCGGTCCCCTCCGTCCCCGACGTCCACGCCGTCATCTGGGTACACGCCCCGCAGGTCACCACCGGTTCAACCGGTGACTGGGAACTCGGGACGTGGGCGGCGAGCTGGAGTCCTGAACAGCACGCGCAGGCGGTGCAGCGGGTCCGGGACGCGATCGGGCGGGGCGACGTCTATCAGGTCAATGTGGTGGGGCACGCGTCCGCGCCGTACGCCGGAGATCCGGCCGCGGCGCTGAACCGCGTCGCCGCCCTGCCCGGCGCGCGGTACGGCGGGGTCCTCGCCGCCCCGGACGGCTCCTGGGCGATCGCCACCGCGTCGCCGGAGACCCTCGTCGAGGTGCGCGACGGGCGGGTCCTCACCCGGCCGATCAAGGGGACCCGGCCGGCCACCGCCGAGGGCCGCCGGGAGCTGCTCGCCTCGGCCAAGGAACGCGCCGAGCACGTGATGATCGTCGACCTGGAGCGCAACGACCTCGCCCGGCTGCCCGGGACCGGGCCGGTGCGGGTGGAGGAGCTGTTCGCCGTACGCCAATGGTGTGGTCTTTGGCAGGCGGAATCGGTGGTTTCGGCGCCGCTGTCCGGCGACGTGGGTCTGGCCGAGCTGCTGCGGGCGGTCTGTCCCGGCGGGAGCGTCACCGGGGCGCCCAAGATCGCCGCGCTGGCGCAGATCGCCGCACTCGAACCGGTCGGCCGCGGGGTCAGCATGGGCGCCCTCGGCTGGATCGGGCACGACCACGTCGACCTGGGGCTGAGCATCCGCACGGTGGCCGTCGACGGCGCCCGCGTGCACGCCTGGGCCGGCGGCGGGATCACCGCCGACAGCGACCCGGAGGCCGAGGTCGCCGAGGCCGCCGCGAAGGCCGGACCGCTGCGGGCGGCGCTCGCGGGACCGGTCACAGCTTCCGCATAG
- a CDS encoding DUF5999 family protein, with product MCHHLNQCPPADAIDREAARTVATFCEQGWSLLCNGVIVFEDTGELLPDGTTIEPHRGPARHALAA from the coding sequence ATGTGCCATCACCTGAACCAATGCCCTCCAGCCGACGCGATCGACCGGGAGGCCGCCCGTACCGTGGCGACCTTCTGCGAGCAGGGCTGGAGCCTGCTGTGCAACGGTGTCATCGTTTTCGAGGACACCGGTGAGCTCCTGCCGGACGGCACCACGATCGAACCGCACCGAGGTCCGGCCCGGCACGCACTCGCCGCTTAG